Proteins from a genomic interval of Dama dama isolate Ldn47 chromosome 1, ASM3311817v1, whole genome shotgun sequence:
- the LOC133053907 gene encoding olfactory receptor 52D1-like: protein MVSAPVPNDTTFHPSTFILLGIPGMRDQHIWAAIPFCSMYILALVGNGTILYIITKERTLHEPMYLFLCLLSITDLVLCSTTLPKMLAIFWLKSYIISYQGCLTQMFFVHTIFATESAVLLAMAFDRYVAICCPLHYASILNAVVIGKIGLACVIRGLLFVFPFVILIERLPFCGHHIIPHTYCEHMGIAKLACASIRPNTIYGLTVALSVTGMDVVLIATSYGLILRAVLRLPSKDAQFRAFSTCGAHICVILVFYVPAFFSFFAHRFGQQIPPHVHIVLANLYLLMPPVLNPLVYGINTKQIRLRIFDFFMGRR from the coding sequence ATGGTTTCTGCACCTGTCCCCAATGACACTACCTTCCATCCTTCCACATTTATTCTACTTGGGATCCCTGGGATGAGAGACCAGCACATTTgggctgccatccccttctgctccatGTATATCCTCGCTCTGGTTGGCAATGGAACTATCCTCTACATCATTACGAAGGAGAGAACTCTGCATGAGCCGATGTATCTCTTTCTGTGCCTGCTGTCCATCACTGACCTGGTACTCTGTTCGACCACATTGCCCAAAATGCTAGCAATCTTCTGGCTTAAGTCCTACATAATATCCTACCAAGGCTGCCTCACCCAGATGTTTTTTGTGCATACAATCTTTGCCACAGAATCAGCTGTTCTGCTGGCCATGGCTTTTGACCGCTACGTGGCTATCTGCTGTCCACTTCATTATGCATCCATCCTCAACGCCGTGGTGATTGGGAAGATTGGTCTGGCATGTGTGATCCGTGGCCTTCTCTTTGTTTTCCCCTTTGTCATCCTCATAGAACGCTTACCTTTCTGTGGACATCACATCATCCCTCACACCTACTGTGAACATATGGGCATTGCCAAATTGGCCTGTGCCAGCATCAGGCCCAACACCATTTATGGTCTCACCGTGGCCCTTTCAGTCACCGGCATGGACGTGGTCCTCATCGCCACTTCCTATGGCCTGATCCTGCGGGCTGTGCTGCGCCTGCCCTCCAAGGATGCCCAGTTCCGAGCATTTAGCACTTGTGGAGCTCATATATGTGTGATTCTTGTATTCTATGTAcctgcctttttttcctttttcgcCCACCGCTTTGGCCAGCAAATACCTCCTCATGTGCATATTGTACTTGCAAATCTCTATCTCCTTATGCCCCCTGTCCTCAACCCCTTGGTCTATGGCATTAACACCAAACAGATCCGCCTGAGAATATTTGACTTTTTTATGGGGAGAAGATAG